A single region of the Anopheles funestus chromosome X, idAnoFuneDA-416_04, whole genome shotgun sequence genome encodes:
- the LOC125771575 gene encoding uncharacterized protein LOC125771575 isoform X17, translating to MQGGGSYIRVDLEEVKPQDQSVTSEEKERKLLPHERKKIRTTIEHQFKAVISITPPTSDSLAEFDRLLADDQLKQLERLMTELELKNTPNRILEPKSFLHNARLQPLLVQMLEDIAQYRAYLERFIIRFGAENEYTAPKQNPQSVKKKLITRIYYALCQLVRCFSDCLQTNLNRVVNMRNNQHEIHLGNDSKQSDTTANKKTQSKSDTFIPSAPIHYAVLQLNGDFLDWLLARDNTDVNLTNNCKQTALTMLCQKYDQCMRKSIQACPPDEKQKTLGEIRTLIKQLLEKGADFNICSIYMKLPFELLLQHCVHDETRSFVKQCLQVTRRALAICRINERNERVVGFYNNNPNVCVTVELLEIFLRYNDCSNFAKYLAHFEVNEANVKKVIRLLLHTACDQKLSECLRLVLDRGEKHIFKVTQRKPTRVAAEQVQKGSELEHRVELKGLLKKVCLMADLPLLRRLLAKISDLIVLNDDPLLGLTLTKAYNCNHRIEERNALLACAEYLLNHKLIYKTKQDNYGNTPLHLAFNYGFDSIAQVLLTKRYTYLGTCNKNNQTPLDCAKYEFWRKYLDQSIVAETKGSQRIEEIWFNLNGFSPPLKYNSDGTISSRSPRGQHRSWKFIQPVNETFTQPQTFTSTVTEMTALRQIAQSNELKRLLLHPVLYTFIMVKWTRLCHWNYLNLLLTALTIVFFGYYSLTACSAEGPSTLLLILSIFGVVFVVIRELLQFLFLRRSYISFENVLDIIRAIAMAVALVIGCHGLLSSFVIIHFIIELLYLLGSLQSNSLATIIHMFGTVSKNFLKSFLLFMPLIGTFIYAFHLTYNQSPDQVCVKDDCAQDSFNNFRTFWNATVKTLVMTTGEFDAASINFEGGKMLLFILFMFYAPIVILNLINGLAVSDIAAIREESELISISKKVLLLEQYERGVANVYPAWLKRFFPKPFFSEYQSRIHVKTKEYCKIVVHTKGNPNQPKKDAPGSKAPPNNAQSAVKSQQHKSSESPDSKTSEENSTKRLPKQPTKGASGSKDPPNSGQGDVESQQHESSESFGSKTPEENSTKRHPKQPTKDASESKAPSNSGQGDVESQQHESSESFGSKTPEENSTKRHPKQPTKDASESKAPSNSGQGDVESQQHESSESFGSKTPEENSTKRHPKQPTKDASESKAPSNSGQGDVESQQHESSESFGSKTPEENSTKRLPKQPTKGASGSKDPPNSGQGDVESQQHESSESFGSKTPEENSTKRHPKQPTKDASESKAPSNSGQDAVENQQPEPSQSPNSTTPKENSTKRKAQKRLFSKFPWLLSSKSCNYLIDVHFYRFALFVRLDQSMVDKALAIIEKQHSNYTYQAAPCNPR from the exons atgcaggGAG GTGGATCTTACATACGCGTAGACCTGGAAGAGGTTAAGCCTCAAGACCAATCCGTAACATCagaggaaaaggaaaggaaattgttaccacacgaacgaaaaaaaattcgg ACGACCATCGAGCACCAGTTCAAGGCCGTTATTAGCATCACTCCACCGACTAGTGATAGTTTGGCAGAGTTTGATAGGCTTCTAGCAGATGATCAGTTGAAACAGCTGGAACGTTTGATGACGGAATTGGAGCTTAAGAACACTCCAAACCGGATACTGGAACCGAAAAGCTTCCTTCACAATGCACGCCTTCAACCGCTGTTGGTACAAATGCTGGAAGATATTGCCCAATATCGTGCCTACTTGGAGCGCTTTATTATTCGGTTCGGAGCGGAAAATGAG taTACCGCACCGAAACAAAATCCACAATCAGTCaagaagaaacttattactCGCATATATTATGCTCTTTGTCAACTTGTCAGATGCTTTAGCGACTGCCTGCAAACCAACCTCAATAGAGTAGTGAATATGCGCAACAATCAACATGAGATACATTTGGGGAATGATTCCAAACAGAGTGATACTacagcgaataaaaaaacacaatcaaagtCAGATACGTTCATACCCAGTGCTCCAATACATTATGCCGTTCTTCAATTGAACGGAGACTTTCTCGACTGGCTACTAGCCCGCGATAATACAGATGTGAATCTGACCAacaattgcaaacaaacaGCCCTTACGATGCTGTGCCAAAAATATGACCAGTGCATGCGCAAATCGATACAAGCATGTCCCCcggacgaaaaacaaaaaacgctcgGAGAGATTCGAACGCTCATCAAACAGTTGCTAGAGAAAGGAGCGGACTTTAACATCTGCAGCATCTATATGAAGCTACCATTCGAACTGCTGCTCCAACATTGTGTACACGACGAAACGCGCTCATTCGTCAAACAGTGCTTGCAGGTAACGCGGCGTGCACTGGCCATATGCAGGATTAACGAGCGCAACGAGCGTGTGGTTGGATTCTACAATAACAACCCCAACGTGTGTGTCACTGTGGAGCTGCTGGAAATCTTTCTGCGCTATAACGACTGCAGCAATTTTGCCAAATATCTGGCACATTTCGAAGTAAACGAAGCGAACGTAAAGAAAGTGATAAGGCTGCTGTTGCATACGGCTTGCgaccagaagttatccgagtgTTTGAGGTTAGTTTTAGATCGCGGCGAGAAACACATCTTCAAGGTAACCCAGCGCAAACCTACACGGGTTGCAGCAGAGCAGGTACAGAAAGGTTCTGAGCTTGAGCATCGTGTGGAGTTGAAAGGTTTGCTGAAGAAGGTCTGCCTGATGGCGGATCTGCCCCTGTTGCGTCGACTTTTGGCGAAGATATCCGATTTGATTGTGTTGAATGATGATCCGCTACTGGGGTTAACGCTTACTAAAGCATACAATTGCAACCACCGTATTGAGGAGCGGAATGCGCTGCTGGCTTGCGCAGAGTACTTGTTGAACCATAAATTGATATACAAGACCAAACAGGATAACTATGGCAATACACCATTACATCTCGCATTCAACTATGGATTCGATTCGATAGCCCAAGTACTGTTGACAAAACGTTACACCTATCTGGGAAcgtgcaacaaaaacaaccaaacaccaCTCGACTGCGCTAAGTACGAATTCTGGAGAAAGTATCTCGACCAAAGTATCGTGGCTGAAACGAAAGGTTCTCAACGTATCGAAGAGATATGGTTCAACCTGAACGGTTTCTCCCCACCATTGAAATACAACTCGGACGGTACAATTTCATCCCGAAGTCCACGAGGACAACATCGCAGCTGGAAGTTTATACAGCCTGTAAATGAAACGTTTACCCAACCCCAAACGTTCACCAGTACCGTCACAGAAATGACGGCCCTGCGACAGATCGCCCAATCGAACGAACTGAAGCGTTTGCTGCTTCATCCCGTCCTGTACACCTTCATTATGGTAAAGTGGACACGGTTATGCCATTGGAACTACCTGAATTTGCTCTTAACGGCTCTAACGATAGTGTTCTTTGGCTATTACTCACTAACCGCTTGTTCAGCCGAAGGTCCTAGCACCTTGCTGTTGATTTTAAGCATCTTCGGAGTCGTGTTTGTCGTCATACGTGAGCTAttacagtttttgtttctgcgCCGGTCGTACATTTCATTCGAGAATGTGCTCGACATAATAAGAGCCATAGCGATGGCAGTGGCATTAGTAATCGGTTGCCATGGACTGTTGTCATCCTTCGTAATCATTCATTTCATCATAGAGTTACTTTATTTGTTGGGATCACTGCAGTCGAACAGTCTCGCCACGATTATACACATGTTTGGAACGGTTTCGAAAAATTTTCTCAAGAGCTTCCTACTCTTTATGCCACTGATCGGTACATTCATCTATGCGTTCCATCTCACTTACAACCAGTCACCAGATCAGGTGTGCGTTAAAGATGATTGCGCGCAGGACAGCTTCAATAATTTCCGCACATTCTGGAACGCCACCGTGAAGACGCTGGTGATGACGACCGGCGAGTTTGATGCGGCATCCATTAATTTTGAAGGTGGCAAGATGTTGCTGTTTATACTGTTTATGTTTTACGCACCGATCGTTATCCTTAACTTGATCAACGGTCTCGCGGTTAGTGATATTGCCGCCATTCGGGAGGAGTCGGAGCTGATCAGCATCAGTAAGAAGGTGTTGCTGCTCGAGCAGTACGAACGAGGCGTCGCCAATGTGTACCCAGCTTGGCTGAAGCGGTTCTTTCCGAAGCCATTTTTCTCCGAGTATCAGAGCCGCATACACGTGAAGACGAAAGAGTACTGCAAAATAGTGGTACACACTAAAGGGAACCCAAACCAACCGAAAAAGGATGCCCCTGGGTCTAAAGCTCCACCGAATAATGCTCAAAGTGCTGTCAAGAGTCAACAGCATAAGTCATCAGAATCTCCCGACTCGAAAACTTCCGAAGAAAACTCTACAAAGCGGCTCCCAAAGCAACCGACAAAGGGTGCCTCGGGTTCTAAAGACCCACCGAATAGTGGTCAAGGTGATGTCGAGAGTCAGCAGCATGAGTCATCAGAATCTTTCGGCTCGAAAACTCCCGAAGAAAACTCTACAAAGCGACAcccaaaacaaccaacaaaggATGCCTCGGAGTCTAAAGCTCCATCGAATAGTGGTCAAGGTGATGTCGAGAGTCAGCAGCATGAGTCATCAGAATCTTTCGGCTCGAAAACTCCCGAAGAAAACTCTACAAAGCGACAcccaaaacaaccaacaaaggATGCCTCGGAGTCTAAAGCTCCATCGAATAGTGGTCAAGGTGATGTCGAGAGTCAGCAGCATGAGTCATCAGAATCTTTCGGCTCGAAAACTCCCGAAGAAAACTCTACAAAGCGACAcccaaaacaaccaacaaaggATGCCTCGGAGTCTAAAGCTCCATCGAATAGTGGTCAAGGTGATGTCGAGAGTCAGCAGCATGAGTCATCAGAATCTTTCGGCTCGAAAACTCCCGAAGAAAACTCTACAAAGCGGCTCCCAAAGCAACCGACAAAGGGTGCCTCGGGATCTAAAGATCCACCGAATAGTGGTCAAGGTGATGTCGAGAGTCAGCAGCATGAGTCATCAGAATCTTTCGGCTCGAAAACTCCCGAAGAAAACTCTACAAAGCGACAcccaaaacaaccaacaaaggATGCCTCGGAGTCTAAAGCTCCATCGAATAGTGGTCAAG ATGCTGTCGAAAATCAGCAGCCTGAGCCATCACAATCTCCCAACTCGACAACTCCCAAGGAAAACTCTACAAAGCGAAAAGCGCAGAAAAGGCTATTTTCAAAGTTTCCCTGGCTATTGTCGAGTAAGTCTTGTAATTATCTTATTGATGTGCACTTCTACCGCTTTGCACTATTTGTGCGTCTGGACCAGTCGATGGTAGACAAAGCATTAGCAATAATCGAAAAGCAGCACTCAAATTACACCTACCAAGCAGCGCCCTGCAACCCAAGgtaa
- the LOC125771575 gene encoding uncharacterized protein LOC125771575 isoform X15 yields MQGGGSYIRVDLEEVKPQDQSVTSEEKERKLLPHERKKIRTTIEHQFKAVISITPPTSDSLAEFDRLLADDQLKQLERLMTELELKNTPNRILEPKSFLHNARLQPLLVQMLEDIAQYRAYLERFIIRFGAENEYTAPKQNPQSVKKKLITRIYYALCQLVRCFSDCLQTNLNRVVNMRNNQHEIHLGNDSKQSDTTANKKTQSKSDTFIPSAPIHYAVLQLNGDFLDWLLARDNTDVNLTNNCKQTALTMLCQKYDQCMRKSIQACPPDEKQKTLGEIRTLIKQLLEKGADFNICSIYMKLPFELLLQHCVHDETRSFVKQCLQVTRRALAICRINERNERVVGFYNNNPNVCVTVELLEIFLRYNDCSNFAKYLAHFEVNEANVKKVIRLLLHTACDQKLSECLRLVLDRGEKHIFKVTQRKPTRVAAEQVQKGSELEHRVELKGLLKKVCLMADLPLLRRLLAKISDLIVLNDDPLLGLTLTKAYNCNHRIEERNALLACAEYLLNHKLIYKTKQDNYGNTPLHLAFNYGFDSIAQVLLTKRYTYLGTCNKNNQTPLDCAKYEFWRKYLDQSIVAETKGSQRIEEIWFNLNGFSPPLKYNSDGTISSRSPRGQHRSWKFIQPVNETFTQPQTFTSTVTEMTALRQIAQSNELKRLLLHPVLYTFIMVKWTRLCHWNYLNLLLTALTIVFFGYYSLTACSAEGPSTLLLILSIFGVVFVVIRELLQFLFLRRSYISFENVLDIIRAIAMAVALVIGCHGLLSSFVIIHFIIELLYLLGSLQSNSLATIIHMFGTVSKNFLKSFLLFMPLIGTFIYAFHLTYNQSPDQVCVKDDCAQDSFNNFRTFWNATVKTLVMTTGEFDAASINFEGGKMLLFILFMFYAPIVILNLINGLAVSDIAAIREESELISISKKVLLLEQYERGVANVYPAWLKRFFPKPFFSEYQSRIHVKTKEYCKIVVHTKGNPNQPKKDAPGSKAPPNNAQSAVKSQQHKSSESPDSKTSEENSTKRLPKQPTKGASGSKDPPNSGQGDVESQQHESSESFGSKTPEENSTKRHPKQPTKDASESKAPSNSGQGDVESQQHESSESFGSKTPEENSTKRHPKQPTKDASESKAPSNSGQGDVESQQHESSESFGSKTPEENSTKRHPKQPTKDASESKAPSNSGQGDVESQQHESSESFGSKTPEENSTKRLPKQPTKGASGSKDPPNSGQGDVESQQHESSESFGSKTPEENSTKRHPKQPTKDASESKAPSNSGQGDVESQQHESSESFGSKTPEENSTKRHSKQPTKDASESKAPSNSGQDAVENQQPEPSQSPNSTTPKENSTKRKAQKRLFSKFPWLLSSKSCNYLIDVHFYRFALFVRLDQSMVDKALAIIEKQHSNYTYQAAPCNPR; encoded by the exons atgcaggGAG GTGGATCTTACATACGCGTAGACCTGGAAGAGGTTAAGCCTCAAGACCAATCCGTAACATCagaggaaaaggaaaggaaattgttaccacacgaacgaaaaaaaattcgg ACGACCATCGAGCACCAGTTCAAGGCCGTTATTAGCATCACTCCACCGACTAGTGATAGTTTGGCAGAGTTTGATAGGCTTCTAGCAGATGATCAGTTGAAACAGCTGGAACGTTTGATGACGGAATTGGAGCTTAAGAACACTCCAAACCGGATACTGGAACCGAAAAGCTTCCTTCACAATGCACGCCTTCAACCGCTGTTGGTACAAATGCTGGAAGATATTGCCCAATATCGTGCCTACTTGGAGCGCTTTATTATTCGGTTCGGAGCGGAAAATGAG taTACCGCACCGAAACAAAATCCACAATCAGTCaagaagaaacttattactCGCATATATTATGCTCTTTGTCAACTTGTCAGATGCTTTAGCGACTGCCTGCAAACCAACCTCAATAGAGTAGTGAATATGCGCAACAATCAACATGAGATACATTTGGGGAATGATTCCAAACAGAGTGATACTacagcgaataaaaaaacacaatcaaagtCAGATACGTTCATACCCAGTGCTCCAATACATTATGCCGTTCTTCAATTGAACGGAGACTTTCTCGACTGGCTACTAGCCCGCGATAATACAGATGTGAATCTGACCAacaattgcaaacaaacaGCCCTTACGATGCTGTGCCAAAAATATGACCAGTGCATGCGCAAATCGATACAAGCATGTCCCCcggacgaaaaacaaaaaacgctcgGAGAGATTCGAACGCTCATCAAACAGTTGCTAGAGAAAGGAGCGGACTTTAACATCTGCAGCATCTATATGAAGCTACCATTCGAACTGCTGCTCCAACATTGTGTACACGACGAAACGCGCTCATTCGTCAAACAGTGCTTGCAGGTAACGCGGCGTGCACTGGCCATATGCAGGATTAACGAGCGCAACGAGCGTGTGGTTGGATTCTACAATAACAACCCCAACGTGTGTGTCACTGTGGAGCTGCTGGAAATCTTTCTGCGCTATAACGACTGCAGCAATTTTGCCAAATATCTGGCACATTTCGAAGTAAACGAAGCGAACGTAAAGAAAGTGATAAGGCTGCTGTTGCATACGGCTTGCgaccagaagttatccgagtgTTTGAGGTTAGTTTTAGATCGCGGCGAGAAACACATCTTCAAGGTAACCCAGCGCAAACCTACACGGGTTGCAGCAGAGCAGGTACAGAAAGGTTCTGAGCTTGAGCATCGTGTGGAGTTGAAAGGTTTGCTGAAGAAGGTCTGCCTGATGGCGGATCTGCCCCTGTTGCGTCGACTTTTGGCGAAGATATCCGATTTGATTGTGTTGAATGATGATCCGCTACTGGGGTTAACGCTTACTAAAGCATACAATTGCAACCACCGTATTGAGGAGCGGAATGCGCTGCTGGCTTGCGCAGAGTACTTGTTGAACCATAAATTGATATACAAGACCAAACAGGATAACTATGGCAATACACCATTACATCTCGCATTCAACTATGGATTCGATTCGATAGCCCAAGTACTGTTGACAAAACGTTACACCTATCTGGGAAcgtgcaacaaaaacaaccaaacaccaCTCGACTGCGCTAAGTACGAATTCTGGAGAAAGTATCTCGACCAAAGTATCGTGGCTGAAACGAAAGGTTCTCAACGTATCGAAGAGATATGGTTCAACCTGAACGGTTTCTCCCCACCATTGAAATACAACTCGGACGGTACAATTTCATCCCGAAGTCCACGAGGACAACATCGCAGCTGGAAGTTTATACAGCCTGTAAATGAAACGTTTACCCAACCCCAAACGTTCACCAGTACCGTCACAGAAATGACGGCCCTGCGACAGATCGCCCAATCGAACGAACTGAAGCGTTTGCTGCTTCATCCCGTCCTGTACACCTTCATTATGGTAAAGTGGACACGGTTATGCCATTGGAACTACCTGAATTTGCTCTTAACGGCTCTAACGATAGTGTTCTTTGGCTATTACTCACTAACCGCTTGTTCAGCCGAAGGTCCTAGCACCTTGCTGTTGATTTTAAGCATCTTCGGAGTCGTGTTTGTCGTCATACGTGAGCTAttacagtttttgtttctgcgCCGGTCGTACATTTCATTCGAGAATGTGCTCGACATAATAAGAGCCATAGCGATGGCAGTGGCATTAGTAATCGGTTGCCATGGACTGTTGTCATCCTTCGTAATCATTCATTTCATCATAGAGTTACTTTATTTGTTGGGATCACTGCAGTCGAACAGTCTCGCCACGATTATACACATGTTTGGAACGGTTTCGAAAAATTTTCTCAAGAGCTTCCTACTCTTTATGCCACTGATCGGTACATTCATCTATGCGTTCCATCTCACTTACAACCAGTCACCAGATCAGGTGTGCGTTAAAGATGATTGCGCGCAGGACAGCTTCAATAATTTCCGCACATTCTGGAACGCCACCGTGAAGACGCTGGTGATGACGACCGGCGAGTTTGATGCGGCATCCATTAATTTTGAAGGTGGCAAGATGTTGCTGTTTATACTGTTTATGTTTTACGCACCGATCGTTATCCTTAACTTGATCAACGGTCTCGCGGTTAGTGATATTGCCGCCATTCGGGAGGAGTCGGAGCTGATCAGCATCAGTAAGAAGGTGTTGCTGCTCGAGCAGTACGAACGAGGCGTCGCCAATGTGTACCCAGCTTGGCTGAAGCGGTTCTTTCCGAAGCCATTTTTCTCCGAGTATCAGAGCCGCATACACGTGAAGACGAAAGAGTACTGCAAAATAGTGGTACACACTAAAGGGAACCCAAACCAACCGAAAAAGGATGCCCCTGGGTCTAAAGCTCCACCGAATAATGCTCAAAGTGCTGTCAAGAGTCAACAGCATAAGTCATCAGAATCTCCCGACTCGAAAACTTCCGAAGAAAACTCTACAAAGCGGCTCCCAAAGCAACCGACAAAGGGTGCCTCGGGTTCTAAAGACCCACCGAATAGTGGTCAAGGTGATGTCGAGAGTCAGCAGCATGAGTCATCAGAATCTTTCGGCTCGAAAACTCCCGAAGAAAACTCTACAAAGCGACAcccaaaacaaccaacaaaggATGCCTCGGAGTCTAAAGCTCCATCGAATAGTGGTCAAGGTGATGTCGAGAGTCAGCAGCATGAGTCATCAGAATCTTTCGGCTCGAAAACTCCCGAAGAAAACTCTACAAAGCGACAcccaaaacaaccaacaaaggATGCCTCGGAGTCTAAAGCTCCATCGAATAGTGGTCAAGGTGATGTCGAGAGTCAGCAGCATGAGTCATCAGAATCTTTCGGCTCGAAAACTCCCGAAGAAAACTCTACAAAGCGACAcccaaaacaaccaacaaaggATGCCTCGGAGTCTAAAGCTCCATCGAATAGTGGTCAAGGTGATGTCGAGAGTCAGCAGCATGAGTCATCAGAATCTTTCGGCTCGAAAACTCCCGAAGAAAACTCTACAAAGCGGCTCCCAAAGCAACCGACAAAGGGTGCCTCGGGATCTAAAGATCCACCGAATAGTGGTCAAGGTGATGTCGAGAGTCAGCAGCATGAGTCATCAGAATCTTTCGGCTCGAAAACTCCCGAAGAAAACTCTACAAAGCGACAcccaaaacaaccaacaaaggATGCCTCGGAGTCTAAAGCTCCATCGAATAGTGGTCAAGGTGATGTCGAGAGTCAACAGCATGAGTCATCAGAATCTTTCGGCTCGAAAACTCCCGAAGAAAACTCTACAAAGCGACActcaaaacaaccaacaaaggATGCCTCGGAGTCTAAAGCTCCATCGAATAGTGGTCAAG ATGCTGTCGAAAATCAGCAGCCTGAGCCATCACAATCTCCCAACTCGACAACTCCCAAGGAAAACTCTACAAAGCGAAAAGCGCAGAAAAGGCTATTTTCAAAGTTTCCCTGGCTATTGTCGAGTAAGTCTTGTAATTATCTTATTGATGTGCACTTCTACCGCTTTGCACTATTTGTGCGTCTGGACCAGTCGATGGTAGACAAAGCATTAGCAATAATCGAAAAGCAGCACTCAAATTACACCTACCAAGCAGCGCCCTGCAACCCAAGgtaa